A region of the Chryseobacterium cucumeris genome:
ATTTCAATTCTGAAAGCCAGCCTGTCATTGTAAAAGCTTTTGAATGGTTTAGAGTCAACGGAGTTCAGATTAATTTTGGATTCCAGATTGATCAGCTTTCTTTAATGATGGTAATGATCATTACGGGTATCGGTTCACTGATCCACTTATACTCTATCGGATATATGAGTCATGATAAAGGATTCTACAAGTTTTTTACTTACCTGAATCTTTTCATCTTCTCGATGTTACTTTTAGTAATGGGAAGCAACTACCTTATCCTGTTCATTGGATGGGAAGGTGTAGGTCTTTGTTCTTACCTGTTGATCGGATTCTGGTATACCAACGAAGAATATGGTAAAGCAGCAAGAAAAGCTTTCATCATGAACAGAATTGGTGACCTTGCGTTATTGATCGGTATCTTCATGATCGCTTCTCAAACCAATGCTGTAGATTATCTTTCTGTAGCAGAAAACGCTTCAAAATTTGAATTAGACGGAACAGTGATTATCTTTATCACAGCGAGTTTATTCATCGGTGCTACCGGTAAATCTGCTCAGGTTCCATTATATACATGGTTACCGGATGCGATGGCGGGACCAACTCCTGTATCAGCGTTGATCCACGCGGCAACGATGGTAACAGCAGGTATCTATTTGGTAGTAAGATCCAATTTCTTATTTACTTTAGCACCAACTGTACAGGGAGGAATTTTATTCATCGGCTTCTTAACCGCTGCTTTGGCAGGGTTCTATGCACTTCGTCAAAACGATATCAAAAAAGTGTTGGCTTATTCTACTGTTTCACAGCTTGGATTTATGTTCATCGCTTTAGGTCTTGGTGCCTATACAACAGCAATGTTCCACGTAATGACACACGCATTCTTTAAAGCGTTATTATTCTTAGGTGCAGGTTCTGTAATCCATGCTATGAGCAACGAACAGGATATGCGTTTCATGGGAGGCCTTAAAAAATATATTCCTCTTACCCACGCTACATTCCTTATCGGAACATTAGCCATCTCAGGTTTCCCTTTATTATCGGGTATGATCTCTAAAGACGAAATTTTAGTAGCAGCTTTCGCTAAAAACCCGATTTACTGGGTAATCTTATTTGTTTTAGCGGCAATGACTGCAACGTATATGTTCAGACTATACTACCTGACATTCCATGGAGAATTCAGAGGTACTGAAGAACAGAAACACCACTTACATGAAAGTCCGTCAAATATGACATTACCATTGATCGTATTGGCAATTCTTTCTGTAATCGGAGGTTTTATCAACCTGCCACACTTCATCGGTCACGGGCATTATGCCAAACTGATGGAATGGTTAAAGCCGGTTCTTACGGAACAAAGCTACAGCCAGATGGAAGCTACTCTTTCAGGAGTACCTTTCAATACTGAAATGATCTTATTAGCAGCTACAGTCTTGATGTTTTTCACTGTATGGTTCATCGTTAGAAATACTTATGTAAGTAAGAAAAAGATGGCTGTTGCAGAGGAAAACTATACCGGATGGGAAAAGCTTTCTGCTAAGAAATTATACGTTGACGAACTTTACAACGCATTGATTGTAAAAACTGTTGAAGGATTAGGACGCGGAGGAAAAATGTTTGATAAGGGTATCTTAGACCGTTTTGTAAACTTTGTAGGTGATGGTGCTGAAGACAGCGGAAAAGCTATGAAGCGTTTACAGAACGGAAATGTAGAGACATATATCCTTATCATGTCTTTAGCGGTGGGAATTATATTAATTGTTAACTTTTTATTACAATAATAATGTCTTGTTTGTTATTAACATTATTACTATTACCTCTAGTAGGTTCGGGATTAGTTTTTGCCTGGAAGAATAATTCCAGCAAATATTTGGCGCTTGGAATTGCATTGGTACAAATGCTCCTTACGTTCTACGTACTTTCGGATTTTGATTTTACTCCGACAGTAGACAGCGTATTGCAGCATGAGATCAATTATCCATGGTCACAATTTATGAAGAGCTCTCTTCACTTCGGTATCGATGGAATGAGCATGCTTCTTTTATTACTGACCAATATTCTGGCTCCAATCATTATTTTATCATCTTTCAACGAAAATCTAAACTATAGAAATACATTCTACGGACTGATTCTATTGATGCAGTTTGGTCTTGTAGGAGTATTCACTTCTTTAGACGGATTGTTATTCTACATTTTCTGGGAAGTAACTTTGATTCCAATTTGGTTCATTGCCGGACTTTGGGGACAAGAGAATAAAAGGTTTGAGTTCACTACGAAATTCTTCGTATATACATTCGTGGGATCATTATTTATGTTAGCCGGATTGATCTATGTGTACAACCACTCTGCATCATTCGCTTTAACTGATCTATACAATGCACAGCTTAACGAAGTACAGCAGACTGTGGTATTCTGGTTTATTTTCTTTGCTTTTGCAGTGAAATTACCGGTATTCCCTTTCCATACATGGCAGCCTGACACCTATACCTACTCTCCTACTCAGGGATCCATGTTATTATCAGGGATCATGCTGAAGATGGCAGTATATGGTGTAATGCGTTATTTACTTCCAATCACTCCGCTTCCGATTGCCGGAATTTCCGGACAGATCGTAATTATTCTTGCTATTGTAGGAATTGTTCACGGAGCTTTGATCGCTATTATCCAGACGGATATGAAGAGAATCATTGCATACTCTTCCTTCTCTCACGTAGGATTGATGGTAGCAGGGATCTTCGCTTCAGCAGTAGTTACTTTAAGAGGAACTTTCAATGTAGAAGGTGCTGAAGGAGCTTTGGTACAGACATTTGCTCACGGTATCAACGTGGTAGGATTATTCTACTGTTGTGATATTTTATATAAGAGATTTAAATCAAGAGACATCAGACAAATGGGTGGTCTAGCTAAAGTAGCACCTAAGTTTGCGGTGTTGTTCCTGATCATTATATTAGGTTCAATGGGAGTTCCATTAACCAATGGATTCATCGGGGAATTTATTTTGTTGAAATCGGTTTATGATTTTAACGGAACAGCAGCAGTAATTGCTGGTCTTACGGTAATTCTTTGTGCGGTATATTTATTAAGATTCTACGGAAAAGCAATGTTTGGAGAAGGAGATGAAGCCGTTTTAAGTACAGCAAAAGATTTATCAGGCGTAGAATTTTCTGTATTGGCAAGTTTAGCGGTTTTTGTGATTTTACTAGGTATTTTCCCACAACCGGTAATCGACATGGTGAGTAGTTCGGTGAAGTTTATCTACCAATCAATGGTAAGTTAATTTGATATTTTAAGAAATGAGTGTTTTAATTATTGTTTTCCTAACGGCAGTTATTGCGTTATTTTCAGGAGTTTTTGAACAAGGAAAATTCGCAAGATACATTGGGATTTTGGGATTAATCATCGCATTGTACGTAAGTTTTATGCCGGAATGTTCGTTTTTCGACCATTACAAGCATATGTATGAGTACAGTGACAATACCGCATTATTCACTAAAATATCAATCGTAACAACATTATTGTTATTCTTCCTGGGCGGTTTTGCTTTCAGCAACCACAGAAGCCACCAGTCAGAATTATATGCATTGATGCTATTCGCATTATGTGGAGGGATCATCCTTTTCGGATACCAGAACCTGGTGACGATGTTCTTAGGAGTTGAGATCCTTTCTATTCCATTATATGTAATGGCTGGAGCTAACAAAACGGATTTAAGATCCAACGAAGCTTCTATTAAATATTTCCTTATGGGTGCATTCGCAACAGGTTTCTTACTGTTCGGGATTGCGTTCATCTATGGAAGTGCAGGAAGTTTTGATCTGTACAAAATCCACGATTTCGGGGTAGCCAATTCAGGGAATGTAATGTTCATCTTAGGAGTATTACTAATTCTTTGCGCATTGGCATTCAAGGTAGCTTTAGCACCTTTCCATATGTGGAGCCCTGATGTATATGCAGGTTCTCCTTCATTAATCACAGCTTTCATGGCGAGTGTAGTAAAGATCTCAGGATTCTTTGCCCTGTTCAGATTGATGACGCTTGGTTTCGCTGGGGTAACTCACGAGTGGATTAATGTTTTAGGTGTATTCTTAATCATTACATTACTTTTGGCAAACGTTATGGGTCTTGCTCAGACGAATGCAAAAAGAATGCTGGCATACTCTTCAGTATCTCACGCAGGATATATCGGATTGGTATTCTTCGGAATGACAAGCCTTTCTACTTATAACCTTGCCTTCTATCTGTTTGCTTACTCTTTATCTACAGTAGGAGTTTTCATGTGTCTGATCTGGGTAGAGAAATTAAAGAGAGAAACGTCTTTCGGAGCTTTCAAAGGATTGGCGAAAACTGAACCTTTATTAGCAACAGCTGCAACAATCTCTATGCTTTCAATGGCAGGAGTTCCGTTAACAGCTGGTTTCATGGGGAAATTTGCTTTATTCTCCCAGGCTATGAACGGTGCAGCTTTCTTAGTATTGGTAGCAGTATTAGGTTCTGCCCTGTCTATTGCTTACTATTTAAGACTGATCATTGCGATGTTCTTCTTTAAAGAATCAACATTCAAATCATCAGAAAAAGTAACTCTTACATACAATATCATTGCAGTAATTGTTATTGCTCTGATCATCATCCTAGGAATTTTCCCGGATTTATTTGCAAGAATGTTTGAATTGTAAAATCTGAATTTTAAAATATAAAAAGCACAACTCTTCGGTTGTGCTTTTTTATTATCCTTCAAATAATGAACATCTCATCCCAAAAACTTTAATTTTTATTTATCAATAAATCTATAATCTGTCTGTATAAAAAACAGTAAAGAATTATAAAATACCTTGCAGAGTTTCCCAAAGCACCTGCAAATTATGTACAATAAAATAAAAATTACACACGATCAATATTCTGCTTTTTTCATAACTTTACTTTAAATTTTTCAGCTCTTGGCTAATCTCTATAAAAAAGACTCTCCCTTTCAGGTTTATATATCATTCAAAAAATATTTGGATGTTCTGGAACATATCCGGTATAATGACAGACTGGAATACAGGGTCAATTATGCAGAGTCATTACTAGAGAGCACCAGAAATTTTAAAGACCTTAGAGAAGGCTTTCAGGATACAGCCCTTCTTGAAAAATACGAAGACCTCATCAGGCTGCTTCTTGCAGACCTTTTCCCGACAGGCCTCACCAGAAACGAAATAAAAGCGGCAAGTATTCCGCTTTCCAACATTACCTTTAACTATACCGAAAGATTTAAAGATATTCTGAAAGATGCAGGAAAAGATTTCGAAATAGAACTCAGGAATATTTCAGATAACGAATTCTATGTATTTTGCTGCTGTCTGATTCTTCAGAGCTATTTCAAAAAAGATATTAAAAGTACAATTCCGTTTTATTATGACATCCCGAATAAGCAGGGAATCATGAAGCATTATAAAATTACGGTCAATTCAGATTTTACGGAAATTACTCCTACAGAAGATGCCAAAATTCCATCTGATGATATTCTGGATATGCTTTTGGAAAATCTTGATGATTTTAAACTCTGGAAAAAGTATTTCCCTTCACAATCGTGGATACTGAAAGGATTTACCATCATTTCACTGGTAGACTGTACCTCTGAAGTGGCCCTTTCCGATCTGAAATCCAGCATGATTGAAATTGATCCGGAAAATATGAATCCCAATGAAAATCTGACTGAAATTTTCAAATCCTATTTTGATGTTCCGGAACTCAACTTCGGGTTGATGACGTTCAACAAAAAGGAACAGAAACTTGATAAACTTCCGATTTACGAAAGTCTTCTCACAAATCACATCCTTGATTTCTGGATCAATGCATTTGATGAAGAAACCCGTAAGAGTACCTTCAATAATTTAAATCATAATTCAAAGCCTGTAGTTGTTTCCAATGTAAACAACCTGGAAGAGAATGTCAAGCTGCTTCCTTCCTTCAGTATTTTAAAAGACAATAATGTCAACAGTTTCATGGTAATTCCTATCATGAAAGATGGAGAACTCCTTGCGATCATGGAATTCACCTCTCCGATTGCCGGAAGTTTCAATGGCTTAAAACTTAAAAAACTGGAGTTTTTCACTGATATGGTTCTCTTCTCTCTGAACAGGTTTTACTTTGAGAAAAACTATCAGATAGAAGCCATTATTCAGCGTGAGTATACAACCATCCACGACAGTGTGGTCTGGAAGTTCAGAAATGAAGCTGAGAAATATTTTACGGCATCGCTCGGAAAAAAAATATATACTTTAAAACAGATTGCATTCAAAAATCTTACCCCGTTGTTTGGGGTTTCGGATATCCGTTCTTCTTCTGAAAAGCGTTTTAATCTGATGCTGCAGGATCTCAACCAGCAGATTGAATGGCTGAACGAAATTCTGACACTCACCAACTCGGATTCCGAAAAATTTATACTTGCACTGGATGTTTTTGAAAATGAGATCAACAATGAGATCAAAGCGGATACGGAACAACGTTTTCAGAGATTATTAAGGGAAGAAATTCATCCTTTTTTACAGGGAAAACTGGAAGTAAGAACCTCCAGAGAAATAAAAACAAAAATTAAAGACTACTTTTCACATATCTTTACTTCTACGGATCTGTTTTATCACCACAGAAAAAACCTTGATGATTCTATTACGCTTGTTAACCGGAAACTGGCAGATATGCTGGATGAAAGCCAGGTAAAAGCACAGGAAATTTTTCCGCATTATTATGAAAGGTTTAAATCTGACGGTGTGGAACATAATCTGTATATTGGTTCTACCATCGCTCCTGAGCTGCACTATACTTCAAAAGTAGTCCACAAACTGAGATACTGGCAATTGAAAACCATCTGTAAAATGGAACTTGAATTTCAGTCGTTCAAAAAGTATCTTCCGGTACCACTTGATATTGCTTCACTGATTTTCGTCTATAATGAAAAAATAGACATCCGTTTCAGAATGGATGAAAAACGTTTTGATGTAGACGGAGCCTACAATTCCTATTACGAGATTATTAAAAAACGTCTGGATAAAGCCCATGTGAAAGATTCTTCCGAGCGTATCACCGCTCCCGGAAAAATCACCATTGTCTATTTCGGAATGGAAAATCAGAAGGAATATTTAGATTATATTTCGAAACTCCAGAAAAAAGAGGTTTTGCAGCATGACGTAGAATTTTTAAGAGTAGAGGATCTTCAGGGAATCACTGGATTGCTGGCGTTAAGGGTTTCTTTTACACTTCCGCAGGAATAAAAATGATGCTTCTTTAATCCACAAAATAAGTATCCGGCTTCTTCAATTCCCCTTGAGGAATTCCTGCCTGCTCAAAAATAGAAAACTCAATCGTACGGCAGATGCTGTTCAGGGCAAGGTCATTTTCCTCTTCACCAAAAGGTTCACCAATCTCCTGAATAATGGCATCAAGAGCAATAAAGGTATAGCTGATCAGCAGAACGATCAATGGCATCATCCATCCCAACGTATCTACCAGCCCGAAAGGAAGCCAGAAACAATATAAATAAACGGTACGATGCAGCAAAACACTGTAAGCAAAGGGTAATGGTGTATTGTAAATCCTCTCACACCCACCGGAAATATTGGAAAACTGGTTCAGCTGATGATCCATGGAAGTCATGACAATGGTATCTATATTTCCTTTTTTATTCTGTTCGCTAAGCCAGTCTGCAATAAAACCAAGAATACTGTTGGGAATGAATTTTTTGTTCTTTACTTTTTCCAATTGTTCTGATGAAAGCAGTCTCTCAAGATGTTCTGTACCAGATTTATCTCTCAGCTGAAAGTTCAGTGACCATGCAAATGCAGAGATCAGCTTGATGATTTTCTCTTTTTCCTCTTTAGCTTCAGGCGAAGAATCCTTTACCAGCGATAGGATCTGTCTTGTAAGGGATCTGGTTTCAATGACCAGTAATCCCCAGAGTTTCCGCCCTTCCCAGAAACGGTCATAGCTTGCAGAATTACAGAATCCCATAAAAATGGCAAGTGCCAGTCCTATCAATGTAAAAATGGTAGGATTAAGATGCACTTTATAGTCAAAGATTTTTCCTTTGAAAAAGTAAATAGCCAGGGAAAACAGCGTGATAATGGTAAGCTGAACAACAATTTTCTTTAATACGGATCCTCTCCATATAAATAACATTTTCAGCCAATTCGTACGCTCTCTGACGATCATTTGTGTGGATGTTTATTAATTAAAGACTAAGAAAAGCCACCCCGAAAGATAAAACGGAAATAATAATTCCAGCCATAAAAATCTTGTAGGTAATGGATAAAAGCCTGTACTTCCTGTTAAGAACTTTCCCGAGAAAATACAAATCCTTCACCATTGAGTCATAAATATAATCTCGGTCTTTAATAAGGTCTTTCATCGCATTATTATAATCGTCAAACAACATCTGATGAAAGTTTCCAAAGAACAGCAGGTTTACTTTTCTGTTGGCAATATCCTGAGAAGTAAATGTTGATTTTGTTACATTCGGTTTCGTAGACAAAATCGCAAATATGATCGTCAGTACACTTGACAGCAATAGTATGAAACTTGGAAGAATCAGATGTGAATTTTTAGGAGCATCCAGCTTCGGCACAAGCACGGAAAGACACACTGAAATAATAATGGCATTTACCGATAAAAGAATATTGGCTTTGCTGTCTGCAATGTCACTTAGTCTCGTATGATTGTTCAGTGTCACCCTGAATAAGGTATCTACACTTCTGTCCGATTTTTCTTTTTCTTTTTTACCTTCCGAAGCCTCCTTTTTGTTTTCTTTTTTCTCTTCTTCTTTTTCCAGCTTCTTTTCGATTTTTTTAATATTTTTCTTTTTCAGGGGTTCCCAGTTTTCTTTAGCATAATCCGTATAAAAAGTATGCTTATTTTTTAACATATCCAGATTTCCAGCATTCCATTCTTCATTGGAAAAACATCTTACATTCGTTAGTTCCCATTCTTTTCTCAAAGCATCAGAAATATCACTATAATCATGACCTGCAAAATGGCTGAAGTCAGCATCTTTTACAATTTTTTCCAGTAAATTCTGGGGTTCGTAATGAATTTTCGTAGCCAGAATCAGTTTTTCAACATCTGCAATATAGTTTTCAGGATAATTTTCCTGATGTAAAAAGGCTTTCATCACCTCCACACTTCTTTCTTCATGGTTCAGGGCACATTCTATATACCCTGTATCATGAAACCATAATGCAACAAGAACCTTTTCCTGATCCTCTTCAGAAACAGGAGTATTTTTCATGATTTCCTCAGCCTTATTAACGGTATAGGCAGTATGGATAAAATTATGATAAAAATATACTGAAGATAACTTATCTTTGAATAAGATTTCAACATAATTTTTAGCTTTTTGTAAAATGCTCATCCCTGAAATTTTGTTAATGTAAATTTATGAATTTATCCTTTAAAACTCATCTAAAAAATACTTCTATTGTTCTTCGAACGGTAATGTCCGCAGGAGCTCTTTATTCCTGTGCTACATATAACGTACAAAAGGGCAAAAACTTATTTGAAGTAAAAGATTCCGAAATAAAATCTGAAAGTGATTTTAAACTTTTTCTGATTGGAGATGCAGGAAATGCAGATGAACCTCAGGCACAAAAAACACTGAATTTACTGAAAAGTAAGCTGGATTCTGCCGACAGCAATTCTATGCTGATCTTTTTGGGCGATAATATCTACCCTAATGGTATGCCCAAAGAAACAGATAAAGATTATGCCCTGGCAAAACAAAAACTGGAAAATCAGCTAGCTATCACCAAAAATTTCAAGGGAAAAACATTAGTAATTCCCGGGAATCATGACTGGTACAATGGACTGGAAGGATTGAATACCCAGGAAGGACTGGTTAAAAAATATCTTGATGATAAAAAAGCTTTCCTTCCGAAAAATGGCTGCCCTATTGATGATATCAATGTTTCTAAAGATATAAAGCTTATTGCCATTGATACAAAATGGGTGATAGCAAACTGGGATAATTATCCTGGAATCAACAAAAACTGTAACATCAAAACCCGTGAAGATTTTTTCACCGAGTTTAAAGACCTGATCATTAAAAATCAGGGCAAAAAAATAATTGTTGCTTTACACCATCCTATCATCAGCAGCGGAACACATGCAGGTTTTAATTCTGCAAGATCTCATCTTTTTCCTTTAAAGAGTAAAATTCCTGTACCTGTAGTGGCCAGTGTCATCAATATATTAAGGAGTTCCTCAGGAGCCAGCCCCGAAGATATCAATAATCAACATTATTCAGATCTGGCCAACCGACTGAAAAGTATTGTTCAGGATAAGGAAAACATTATTTTCGTATCCGGTCATGATCATAATCTGCAATATCACGAAGATGGAAATTTAAGACAGATTATTAGTGGCGCAGGCTCTAAAACAGACCCGTCTACCATTGTAGAAAAAACAGACTTTTCCTACGGAGGAAGTGGTTTTGCGGTTTTAAATTTCAGAAAAGATGAAAGTACAGATGTTGAGTATTTTTCAACCAAAGATGCCCAACTTCAAAAGCTCACTCATATTTCCGTGATTTCCAAACCGGATGTATTCGTCAATAATTTCCCTAATTCTTTTCCTGCCACATTTTCTTCCACCATTTACCCGGTACAGCTAACTGAAAAAAGAAAGTTTTACCGCTGGCTTTGGGGCGATCATTACAGAAGATTCTACGGAATTCCTATTGAAGCACCAACCGCCAATCTTTCGGAATTGAACGGAGGGTATATTCCTTTCAGGGAAGGTGGAGGAAATCAATCCAACAGTTTACGACTGAAGTCTGCAGATGGACAGGAGTTTGTAATGCGCGGTGTGAAAAAAAGTGCGATCCGCTTTCTTAACAATATGGCTTTTCAGAAAAGTACATTAGGAGAAGAACTTGCAGATACATTTCCTGAGAAATTCCTGCTGGATTTTTACACAACCAATCATCCGTTTACCCCTTTTACGATTGGAAACATGTCGGAAAAGCTGGGTATTTTCCATAGTAATCCAAAGCTGTATTATATTCCTAAGCAGCAAGCTTTGGGAAGGTATAATGAAAACTACGGGGACGAAATGTACATGATTGAAGAGCGTTTTTCTTCAGATCCTAAAACATTGGCTTATCTGGATCATGCAAAAGATATCGTTTCTACAGATGATGTACTAAAAAATCTTAACAAAAGCGATAAATATTCTGTTGACAGAGAATCTTATATCAGAGCAAGGTTGTTTGATATGCTTATTGGTGACTGGGACAGACATTCGGACCAGTGGAAATGGGCAGAATATGAAGCGGGTGATAAAGTAATCTATAAACCTATTCCTAAAGACAGGGATCAGGCATTCAGTAAATATGATGGTGCAGCCTTCAAAATCATTATGAATGTTCCTGCCATTCGTCACATGAAAACCTTTACAGAAGATATCAGCAGTGTAAAATGGCTCGCTATGGAACCTTATCCGATGGATCTTGTGTTCTTAAAAGGGGCAGACCAGAATGAATGGGAAACCCAGGCAAAATATATTCAGGAGCATCTGACTGATGCGGATATTGATGAAGCTTTCCACAATCTTCCGAAAGAAGTGCAGGATGAAACCATCGATGAAATTCAGAGAAAACTGAAAATAAGAAAGACAAAACTACAGAGCTATGCCGCTCAGTATTATGATGTACTGCAGAAAAAAGTTCCTTTGGCAGGAACGGTAAATCCTGATAAGTTTGTCATCACCAAAAACGGACATTCCGTCCTTGTGCAGCAATATAAGCTGGGTAAGAATAAAGATCAGAATGAACTTGTTTTTGAAAAAACCTATCATGATTCAAAAACAAAGGAATTATGGATTTACGGACTGGAAGATGATGATACCTATGTAGTAACCGGAAGCGGAAATCCTAAAATGACGATCCGGCTGATTGGTGGATATAATCATGATACCTATAACGTTGCTGATGGAAGAAAAGTGAAGATTTATGATTTTAAATCTCAGAAAAACACCTATAATGCCGGTAATGCAACCAAGAATATTACAGATGATTATGACATTAACAGCTATAATTATAAGCATCCTAAATATAATTCCGTTGCAGGATATCCAAACCTGGATTACAACCCGGATGACGGTGTGATCGTAGGCGTCCTGGCCAATTACACAGTAAATAATTTTATCCGCGACCCATTTACTCAGAGGCACAGTTTAAAAGCTAATTTTTATACAGCTACAGCAGGATTTAGCCTTACCTACAAAGGAGTATTTAAAAAAGCCATCTCAGGCTGGGATATTAACCTTGATGCATTTTATACGACTCCAAGGTTCTCTCAAAACTTCTTTGGACTTTCCAATGAAAGTGAGTATGATAAGGAAGAAACAGAAAGAGAATATAACAGAGCCAGAATTTCCAAGTTCAACTTTGCTCCATCCATCTCTCAAAAGAGCTGGATGAATCTCAGCCACCAGTTTCAATTGACTTTTGAAGATAATAAAGTACAAAGAAAAGCTGGCCGTTTCATCAACCAGTCTCCGGACGTGAGACCCGGAGTATTCAACAGCCAGCAGTTTGTTGGAGCCAATTATACTTTTGGTTATAAAAATGCTGATAATACGGCCTTCCCTACTCTGGGACTGGAATTTATGCTGAATGCAGACTGGAAAGCAACTCTTTCTGATTTTAATAAGAATTTCGTAACGGTAAAAGGAAAACTGGCCATTGACCACAGGATTGATAAAAAAGGAAAATTTGTATTCGCCAATTCCAGCAATGTAATGTGGATCAATAACAATAATTTTGAATTTTATCAGGCTGCGGCTATCGGAGGTAATAATGGAATGAGAGCCTTCAGAAACGAAAGATTCTCAGGAAGATCCTATTTTACCAATAACTCAGAAATCCGATGGGATTTTGGAAGGGTAAGAAATAATATTGCTCCTGCCAACATGGGTATTCTTATCGGATATGATATCGGCCGTGTATGGAATGACCATGAAAATTCCAGAAAATGGCATCAGTCTGCCGGAGCTGGAGTATGGCTGAGTATTGTAGAAATGATGTCTGCAAGATTAAATTATTTCTATGGTTCAGATGGTGGAAGGATTTCTGCCGGAGTAGGAATGAAAT
Encoded here:
- the nuoL gene encoding NADH-quinone oxidoreductase subunit L encodes the protein MENLVYAIVLLPLLGFLINGLFGKNLPKILVGSLATAVVFGSFCIAVSLFMNFNSESQPVIVKAFEWFRVNGVQINFGFQIDQLSLMMVMIITGIGSLIHLYSIGYMSHDKGFYKFFTYLNLFIFSMLLLVMGSNYLILFIGWEGVGLCSYLLIGFWYTNEEYGKAARKAFIMNRIGDLALLIGIFMIASQTNAVDYLSVAENASKFELDGTVIIFITASLFIGATGKSAQVPLYTWLPDAMAGPTPVSALIHAATMVTAGIYLVVRSNFLFTLAPTVQGGILFIGFLTAALAGFYALRQNDIKKVLAYSTVSQLGFMFIALGLGAYTTAMFHVMTHAFFKALLFLGAGSVIHAMSNEQDMRFMGGLKKYIPLTHATFLIGTLAISGFPLLSGMISKDEILVAAFAKNPIYWVILFVLAAMTATYMFRLYYLTFHGEFRGTEEQKHHLHESPSNMTLPLIVLAILSVIGGFINLPHFIGHGHYAKLMEWLKPVLTEQSYSQMEATLSGVPFNTEMILLAATVLMFFTVWFIVRNTYVSKKKMAVAEENYTGWEKLSAKKLYVDELYNALIVKTVEGLGRGGKMFDKGILDRFVNFVGDGAEDSGKAMKRLQNGNVETYILIMSLAVGIILIVNFLLQ
- a CDS encoding NuoM family protein translates to MSCLLLTLLLLPLVGSGLVFAWKNNSSKYLALGIALVQMLLTFYVLSDFDFTPTVDSVLQHEINYPWSQFMKSSLHFGIDGMSMLLLLLTNILAPIIILSSFNENLNYRNTFYGLILLMQFGLVGVFTSLDGLLFYIFWEVTLIPIWFIAGLWGQENKRFEFTTKFFVYTFVGSLFMLAGLIYVYNHSASFALTDLYNAQLNEVQQTVVFWFIFFAFAVKLPVFPFHTWQPDTYTYSPTQGSMLLSGIMLKMAVYGVMRYLLPITPLPIAGISGQIVIILAIVGIVHGALIAIIQTDMKRIIAYSSFSHVGLMVAGIFASAVVTLRGTFNVEGAEGALVQTFAHGINVVGLFYCCDILYKRFKSRDIRQMGGLAKVAPKFAVLFLIIILGSMGVPLTNGFIGEFILLKSVYDFNGTAAVIAGLTVILCAVYLLRFYGKAMFGEGDEAVLSTAKDLSGVEFSVLASLAVFVILLGIFPQPVIDMVSSSVKFIYQSMVS
- a CDS encoding NADH-quinone oxidoreductase subunit N, whose amino-acid sequence is MSVLIIVFLTAVIALFSGVFEQGKFARYIGILGLIIALYVSFMPECSFFDHYKHMYEYSDNTALFTKISIVTTLLLFFLGGFAFSNHRSHQSELYALMLFALCGGIILFGYQNLVTMFLGVEILSIPLYVMAGANKTDLRSNEASIKYFLMGAFATGFLLFGIAFIYGSAGSFDLYKIHDFGVANSGNVMFILGVLLILCALAFKVALAPFHMWSPDVYAGSPSLITAFMASVVKISGFFALFRLMTLGFAGVTHEWINVLGVFLIITLLLANVMGLAQTNAKRMLAYSSVSHAGYIGLVFFGMTSLSTYNLAFYLFAYSLSTVGVFMCLIWVEKLKRETSFGAFKGLAKTEPLLATAATISMLSMAGVPLTAGFMGKFALFSQAMNGAAFLVLVAVLGSALSIAYYLRLIIAMFFFKESTFKSSEKVTLTYNIIAVIVIALIIILGIFPDLFARMFEL
- a CDS encoding GAF domain-containing protein, with protein sequence MANLYKKDSPFQVYISFKKYLDVLEHIRYNDRLEYRVNYAESLLESTRNFKDLREGFQDTALLEKYEDLIRLLLADLFPTGLTRNEIKAASIPLSNITFNYTERFKDILKDAGKDFEIELRNISDNEFYVFCCCLILQSYFKKDIKSTIPFYYDIPNKQGIMKHYKITVNSDFTEITPTEDAKIPSDDILDMLLENLDDFKLWKKYFPSQSWILKGFTIISLVDCTSEVALSDLKSSMIEIDPENMNPNENLTEIFKSYFDVPELNFGLMTFNKKEQKLDKLPIYESLLTNHILDFWINAFDEETRKSTFNNLNHNSKPVVVSNVNNLEENVKLLPSFSILKDNNVNSFMVIPIMKDGELLAIMEFTSPIAGSFNGLKLKKLEFFTDMVLFSLNRFYFEKNYQIEAIIQREYTTIHDSVVWKFRNEAEKYFTASLGKKIYTLKQIAFKNLTPLFGVSDIRSSSEKRFNLMLQDLNQQIEWLNEILTLTNSDSEKFILALDVFENEINNEIKADTEQRFQRLLREEIHPFLQGKLEVRTSREIKTKIKDYFSHIFTSTDLFYHHRKNLDDSITLVNRKLADMLDESQVKAQEIFPHYYERFKSDGVEHNLYIGSTIAPELHYTSKVVHKLRYWQLKTICKMELEFQSFKKYLPVPLDIASLIFVYNEKIDIRFRMDEKRFDVDGAYNSYYEIIKKRLDKAHVKDSSERITAPGKITIVYFGMENQKEYLDYISKLQKKEVLQHDVEFLRVEDLQGITGLLALRVSFTLPQE
- a CDS encoding bestrophin family protein, whose amino-acid sequence is MIVRERTNWLKMLFIWRGSVLKKIVVQLTIITLFSLAIYFFKGKIFDYKVHLNPTIFTLIGLALAIFMGFCNSASYDRFWEGRKLWGLLVIETRSLTRQILSLVKDSSPEAKEEKEKIIKLISAFAWSLNFQLRDKSGTEHLERLLSSEQLEKVKNKKFIPNSILGFIADWLSEQNKKGNIDTIVMTSMDHQLNQFSNISGGCERIYNTPLPFAYSVLLHRTVYLYCFWLPFGLVDTLGWMMPLIVLLISYTFIALDAIIQEIGEPFGEEENDLALNSICRTIEFSIFEQAGIPQGELKKPDTYFVD